atttttaatgggCCAcggaataatatctattatcttCGTCAAAACATGGATGACATGTCAAAACAAGGAAAATGATCAATTTGTAAAAGATTTTTCGAAAGTTCTCTTATAATACAAAGTAACAGCGGAATGTCGCAGTAACAGCCGTATCTTTAAAAGTAATACCAGTCTATTAGGTTCTTAAAaacttcatatttatatatatatatatatatatatatatatatatatatatatatatcattttgtatatatcttttgaaCCGCAGTACCAttataaacgaatatataaatttgactGCATGGTATAAAAGTTGAAAAACGCTGCCCcaatcatatacatatatgagcGATACTTACATATTTGGATAAATACTAATCGTAAGAATTGAGAGGATCTGATTAAAACACAATTGTTATGCATTAAAAACGAACATCAAATTCGTAACCTCAAGtaatttaatacataattCCGGTTAACAATCATTGACAGTGCAAATACACAACTACGTAAAGCCGGTCAATAATCACTGGAAGAGAGAAGCCAGTGTATGTGAATGGGACCGTCAAAGTTTTAAGATTTACTTGAAAACACAAGTGTAacggtttaaaaaaaaacaaaaaaataaattctaatattttacaaatacaatatatttataaaatagaagtcttgtataaaatataaaattcgttTGAAAACATAATGtcgtatatgtatgaatgGAGTATacttatgttattataatattatattgtatacttTAAAAGTATACATCGTGAATAAACACtactatatatttcatatacaaaTAAGCGGGACGGAAAGagatattcatttaaataaaactaacGTCTTCaagtgataattatttttatttttaacatttacaATTCTATTTATAACATATACGGTTTACATAATCAGATTAAATCGAAGCAAACTAATGAAcccatattttaatttaataatgcaATATAATTTGCATTTAATaggcaataataatttaatcatgCAATCGTGACGTTCAATTCAAatcgaatttgtttataatgctctcatttatatacattatgtatatatttttaacggTATTGATAccaatgagaataaaaaatgaaaaaaaataatagttcgTCGTTACAATATAACAGAGATGCGTGTACTGTATTCTCTCTACCTCGATGTAGTTTTGCTATTAATAGCTTAGgagaaaacaaatagaaatagatcTCGCGGTTGTGGAGTAAGATTATCGGGTAGGTGGTGAAGGTTTGAAGCTGTTCTTAAATTTTTCGGCTTGAGAccggtttctttttttttttttttgtcacgaatgtaaaatttatatcgacttagaacgatgaaaatatgaaatttgtaaaaagacgtataaagaaaaaaatataattaaagccACGACAACGTACAAACAAAATGTCGagcgaaattatttttaagtacatatagtttattaaaacaaattttatatttcgtatttGACAATGGATATCGTTTAATTAACTAATCCAAACATAGACAAagtgaaaaaaggagaaggagaaggagaagaaaagttaCATTGCCAATGACGGACGTAAATAACTAAAGTGGTGGGGAAATCTCTTTCCATTCTATCAGCCAACAGGTATAAGGAACTCTACCTGGATCTCAGGTAGTTCAGTTTAGCTTTCGTTGACCGGcatgcttctttctttttctcttataataaaagataaaaagcgcTCCGAACAACTTTGACTACTCGCTCTATTTGCTTTTCGCTTAGTATCGCAGCACTTTCCTTCGGAAGACCAGAAATTtgtgaaggagaaaaaaagggccTTTACGTAAAGATTTTTTGTTGAATATTAAACAttcagaaagatagagaaaagaaaagataaagatagagaaaaaagaaaaattttcttcgattaaagatcattatcttattttcaataaaccAATCCTGGAAATCAATAGAAGTGTTCACGGTTGTACGAGGAAAAGGAGATGGGGTAAGCTAGGATACATGTTGTGTTGTTACAAATAGTTCATTGGCCTTCGTTTAGTTCTCTTGGTCATTGGTCACGGCATTGATATTGCTAAATCATTGTGTGTTAGGTTGTTTATCGCGTTATGTAATTCTTACTCatcgtaaatgaaaataaagaagtttgaaaaaatgagagagaaaaaggatatttTATGACGAGATAAAAAACGAATCGAATATATTGTCTCGTGTATGATGATAGTTAAtcctataaaaaaataaatatatatatatatttatatttatatttatatatattctagttacgcaataataattacttttaaaatttatttatcttttttttcggcACTATCTCATTGTCGAAAAGGATTCTTCTTATACTTTATAAAGATAAGTATAACGGATGATTTTGCATAACTAACCGATATATTCAAGAATCTTTTGGTATCTTTACGTTTCTTATTTAAAtctgaatgagagagagagagagagagagagagagagagagagagagagagagagagagagagagccaaaAGTAGTGAGAATGAATGAGTATTCCATGCAACTAACAGCTAGATGAATtgaattgataattatatcagatataaagttttttttttcaatgaaaatccGAAAGCAACTACGGTTCGATCCGACTTtcaatatcaaaataacaatatttctaaaaaatataaatacaaatatacatacacctatttattatatacctataaatatttacattttaatatgaaaCATGAAGATCCGAAAAGTTGTCAAATAATTTTGGAAATaatcatttgttattattcgctATAATACGAAACAGGCAGAAACTCATAATCAGCGCGGTCgtgtttaaaaaaaacaattaaaaaaaaaaattacaaaaaacgaaacgaaaacaaaaaagaataaaatcaatgcGATATCGTACGTTCACGAGTGTCGAATTTCCTCGATCCGAATATATCCGGAATCTCGTGATTCGGTATTACCGGAAAGCCATTAAGCGCGAcgaattatttgattattggAAGTGATTCCAGGTCAGGAGCTATCGCGAGTGTGCGCGTGATTCACTTCGTGAGACTTTAAAAGTATAATTTCTCTGTATGTATTAAATTTACGCATTAATTCACTTTAAATTATTCATCAATGACAAATTATTTTCTGTTATCAACagaatttataaattgatttatGAATTACTCaaagaaattatcttttatatttcgattgtattcaaaaaaaaaaaaaaagaaaaaaaaaatttgtagttTCGAtcaaattcatataatttatattgaataaatttgCTGCTAATTTGCTTTTGTACGATTttgtgattttaataaaaaaatataatatcgctAATTTACCGCTTGTCgcaattaattacattatttcgTTCGGAGttgtcttttattattaaaaataaatacaaagttACAACGagaaatatatctttaatcAGTAGCTGAAACTCTAGCGTGACAATAAACGGAATTTGACATCGCAAAAAACATATCTGATCATTTAATGGATCATAGAAtatgatttcaaatttttgcatcgtttatacttatgtatatacgtatatacgattatgatatatacgtatctagaTATAATCTTTTTGTCACGACGTAATTGGCCGCCAAAATGACACTGCTATATGAGACTCCGCGACATAAAGGTAAAGATGTTTCGGGCTTGTTTATTACGGCTTGGAAAATatcttcgataataaaaattaaaaaaaaaaaataaatataaggaCAAATAATACGGTATAGATAAAAGATTGATCGACGAAATGcatatttgttatttcaatATCTAAGTTATATTTCGAGCGAGTATAGTCAATTGTAGTAGCGAAAAGGTTGATctaatcttttcatttcatctgtctattttgataataaaatttcacgtGCCTCTAATCTTTATCTATACTATTTTAATTAACCTTATATATTCGAAAACTCATAAGTCTGGAAAATCATGATATTGACAgaataaatcgtataaaattgTACGACTATATTCGAATAAGACGatcaaatgatttaaatatttatgaaacgaatagtgaatatttaaaaaacataattaataaaagaaatcagaCAAATATAGTGATAGAAGGAGGGATTATTAGGAGTTTTCCTTTCCTGGCTATATCTTTCGGAGTATCTACTTGgccaaaaagaaatattgtctATATTCAACCCATCAATgacaaagattttatatatatttccaatcCTTAATAAAgctattagaaattaaatttgatattataattatattgaaaagtattataatttttatactcaCTATTATACtgtcttattatacttaataagaCATTAATTGATACTGATATCAATTAATGTCTTATTAAATCATGTTATTAGATGGTCATGTATCAACAACATGTTTCAATAATTCTCATGATCTacgtttgaaataaatattaatgagaaaatatatagatcaaTTGATAGAAATATTGACGAGTAAAAggagatttattaaaaatagattaatagagaaaattagttttttcttttctcctttttttttcttttttttttttgtgacgaaaatgaaatgacataggtgaggaaggaaaaaagaaaaaaagaaagaaatattaaaaaaaaatgtgtgtgATGGAACAAAGGTGATCTCtacagaaaatgaaataaagtaaagtaaaataaaataaggagGATAAAAAGAATCAGTCGGTCGCTGTCGTTGCATGTCGCGTAACGGGTTTTCATGTAACGGGGTCggcctctttcttcctccatcTATTCccccctttcttcttctcgcaGTAGGAGAGGAACGCGCGCATAAGTACATCGAAAGGAGGCGGCTTCCGATGACCGCTTCGAGGCCGGAACGCTGACCTAGAATTCCATCAAatcccttcctctttctctactcCCCAAGTTTCATTGTAGTCTTCTCTTCCAATTTCTTCCTATCCTTTCTATGcattagttctctctctctctctctctctctctctctctctctctctctctctctctctttctctctcttattaaaACGCACATATAAATTCTTGATTACAATCATGGTACTGACTAATACTCGAAATTTTCCGATTTCTTTGAATCTCATTGCTTTAATGAAGaacaaaatagaatataataaatcataatcgtatataattgaattttctttcgttttttgcatttactaaaaaagaaagaaaaagaaaaaaattcttaataaaagtattaaaatataacttaGAATTAGCATAATCATAGTATAGTAAGTATATagcatatatttaaaaaacataaataattaaagaattaatttccTAAGTtggaaatatatcaataaaatgaaatcaaacTTACGAAATACGGGTGTGTAAACATGTGACAAGTTACATCTATCGAAATTACATGATTTtcaaagagagtgagagagagagagcaacttCGAACGATTTGACCAAAACAAGgttaaaaatgatagaaatcttgcaaattacatatgtattacatattCATCTTTTACATATTACTAGTTAATGGATTACACTAGAATGAAGCAGAAAAATATGACAATAAATATTCACTATGACAATATTTCGTCCAGGATTATTTAAATAGACGAGAAAGTTTTAAATTCACgaaaagtatattaattttttaagaatattccgcctttgctttttattttttccctccatcttttcgaaaaaattcatttaaatatcatagaTTTGtcgatcaatatttttatcgaaaaatatcaaacgGATCATTACGTTTGCTGAAAGTAGAAaactataagaaagaaattttttttcgatctaaTGCATGACACACTTAACGAAACGCTTCatgaatggaaaagaaaaagaaaaagaaaaagaaaaagaagttcgAAGGTCAATACAAACATGTAATTACGGAGAGATTGTAATTATGATTGCatgtaatttgaatattttaataattgttttcaAATCATTTTCTCTTCAGATTAtttgctatctctctctctctctctctctctctctctctctctctctctctctctctctctctctctctctctctctctctctctctctctctctctctctctctttcttgttattttaaaCACTAgaattatctataattattctGGTATATTATGTAACTAATATATTacagataaattataaaatatcttaaattttatatatgaatatatgaataataaaaagaaaacgaataatttcaaatgattttgaactaaaaataattgaccattttattttcttgtcttttttacagttttaataacgatcattGATTAACACTGTGTAACctgatttttctaaatatatataaaatatatgatttcgGAGTTACACGGGTAATTACACAAAATTACATGGCTACATGAAGGATTAACAAaagtatttcttctttaaatgaaaaaattaaagaaggaaataaagatgACCCTTATCCTATTACGAAGAGCCATATCTTATTACGAATTTTTTCAAACGTATACTTGTGATGTACGCGTAACAGATGCTTCCTTTCCAACTGACGAATAATTACATACATAGAACGACGGTATTCCGCTTTCGATGCGTCGCGTGTCTTACGTTCTCTCATCTAATTTTATCTATCAACGCTACGTCTATACTTACATGGGTCacttatagtatatatatatatatatcttttaatgtCTTTTAATCTTCgaacgtaaaaagaaatgaaaaagaagaaaagagaaagtaacaATTTCTAACTTTAATATCTCATACGTTCCacaaacattattttataaaactattatctaattctatttatttttataacgaaaTCATAACAAAGTTTGTTatctaaaaaagatataagaaaaaaaaataaattttgcctcttttgataaaattataaattcctttaaatcgtgaaagaagttgataaattatataaaaatggaataaattgatacaataaaaaataaaaatataattcgaagaaatagaaatattgtaatatcatCTTCGTTAAATGCCGTTTAATGCTTATGTAACGTTATCACTATAGAACGGTCCGATGGATTCCTTTGAATGCTATTGGATACAAGGACGCGAGAGAAGCCCTTTAATGTGAAAGATCTCGTAAAATAGAATTGTCAGAAAGATCTAAATCTAagatagataagaaaaagagagagatagagaaataatcAAACGATCGTAggcttacatatgtatgtataaacaatacaaatgcattaaaaattattaaattcatataagaattaaatgtgggcgaaaagagaaaatacatacatatatatatatatatatatatatatatatatatatatatatatatatatataaaaacttgcatctctatttgtttttctcatGAGAGTACATATACTTTTAATCAAATACAGATACTGTATTACTCGTTAATACGTTTAGTGATTTTTATCATGATATAAACAGAAGTACTATTATAAGTAAGTCAGAAATCTATTagaatatatcgtaataaaagaTTGTCAtttgaggaagaaaaaaatatcgaaagacCGTTTCCTGATAGATTCATATATGTTATCGTTTCTTCGTATTGGTTAATCATCTCTAAAGATATAGGTATCTTATGAATAAGATAAAGTTCgcagaaaagaaatatctaatatagttatattatactttcgttagtgCAGCATTTTCGTTATCTTCTTCGTAGAAAAATAAGTTCAtacgattaaaagaaaaaagaaagaaagaaaagaaaaagagagagagagagagagagagagagagagagagagagagagagagagagagagagagagagagagagaagggaaataaTTAATCTGCTTTTCTGTAATCTCGTACCaatcttttttgtattcttttttgtattttttctttcaggaCAAAAGTCGCGGTTATAAAAGATACGAAATGAGTCGAGTAATTGTGCTCGCTTCTCGTTATCCCTTTGGAAAATCTCGGAAAAGCAAATACGTGTGCCAGCCCGTGCCGCACCATTTACCCTTGAGCACGTTTCCTCGTATCTGAAgaattaatttgaaagaaaatcggCGTTAGGATCGACGACAAGGATAAAAGTTAGAAACAAacataaagattattagaaTCGACtgcaaacgagaaaaaaacaaaagaagccGAAGaacaacaaataataataaaataaaaaaggcgGGATATAGgcggcaaaaaaagaaacaacagaaaaaagaaggatagaagaaaagaCAGTAAGGAAGTAAGAAAGAATCATTGAAGATTAAGGGAAAACCGGAAGAGACATGGCCACGATGGCTGGTAGTGAGTACACGTCTGTCAAGGATTTCTACAGAGACCGTTCGATCTTCATCACTGGTGGTACCGGTTTCATGGGCAAGGTCCTCGTTGAGAAACTCTTACGTTCGTGTCCTGgtataaaaaacatttatttgcTCATGAGGCCAAAGAACGGACAAGATGTACAGCAAAGGTTGCAAGAATTACTCGATGTACCGGTaaggttatattctttttctttttttttctttctttttttctttttttttagtttttaacGGTTTATTGTTTATGgcttcattaatatcttttgaaataattacttCTTTAATCGAATCTTAAACGATTTtaagaaatgtaaaatataagaaattcgTGTCATTGAAATGTTTTGaatgttatttaaaatgaaaagttcatttcaaaaagaaaaaaaaggcaaaagaaaaaaggataataagaataataatctcttcgttaattattttcaacagTTATTCGAGAAGCTACGATGTAATTTCCCTCATGCTCTTTCAAAAATCGTGCCTGTAGCAGGGGATGTTACGGAACAGGAACTCGGCATCTCGGAAGCGGATAGACAGACATTGATACAATGTGTATCGATCGTCTTTCATTCGGCCGCAACTGTAAAATTCGACGAGGCCTTGAAACTTTCGGtcactataaatatattaggCACCCAACGTCTCATTCAATTGTGTCATAGAATGCATAAACTGGAGGTAAGGACTTGTTTCTCTTAAAAACGAATGACGTAATTATGCTAAATAAGGGTATTAAATAAGacgtattaaattttcaatatattttcactAGTTCATTATTCAAATAGACGATTTTTATAGCTAACTTGTTATTCTAACGCGCTCATGAATACGTTAATGAATAACTAACATCTGATAGGAGCAGAATgacaaaaaaatttgtcaattGCAGGCTCTCATCCACGTGTCAACGGCGTATTGCAATTGCGATCGAAAAGACGTAGCCGAGGAAATATATCCACTTGCTAAGGATCCCGAACAGGTAATCTCCTGGACCAAGTCAATGGATGACGAGATGATCGATGAATTAACACCGAAATTGATAGCGAGTCGACCAAATACTTATACTTTTACCAAAGCTTTGGCGGAAAAAATGCTACAAGGAGAAAGTGGTTCTTTACCAGTCGCGATTGTTAGACCTTCGATCGTGTTGTCAGCTTTGAGAGAACCAGTCGCTGGTTGGATAGAAAATTGGAACGGTCCTACTGGGATCATAGCAGCAGCTGGAAAAGGATTCTTCAGGTATGTATTACGTagattaaatgaataatttataatattatattaatgaagaAACGTGACAATCGTATTCCTacgtatttcttttcatttatagaACGATGTTGTGCCATGAGAATAAAGTAGCCGATCTAATTCCAGTTGATATAGTGATCAATCTAATGATATGCGCTGCATGGAAGACAGCGACGCATCGTACTGGTACTATCACCATTTACAATTGTTGTTCTGGCCAACAGAATCCTATCACCTGGAAGCAATTCGTCGATTTATCCTTCAAATACAGTCGGATGCATCCAGTAAACAACGCGTTTTGGTATCCAGGTGGTCGTTGCCGTAGTTCCATGCTTTTAAACAAAGTGTGCGTGACCTTCCAGCACATGCTACCCGCGCACATTTTAGATCTTCTAGCTCGTCTAAAGGGCTCGCGACCAATAATGGTCCGCATACAGGCAAAACTTTGCAAAGCCACTAAATGCTTGGAATACTTCAGTACGAATCAGTGGAACTTCAGGGATTCTAACGTGAGGAGATTAGGAGAACAACTGAGTCTCGAGGATCGGCAGACGTTTATGTTCGACGTCAAACAGATCGATTGGCCGTCGTACTTGGAGCAATACATATTGGGAATTAGACAGTTCATTCTGAAACAGAACCCGAACACACTGCCAGCTGCCCGCTCACATATAACAAAGTGAGTAATATACTTAGTAATATACTCTAACGATCTACTTTGCATTTCGTTAAAGTGACTATCTTAATCTCCTAATATATCTTGATCTCTTAATAAATCTTGATCTCCTCTATATTTGTTTCAGATTATATTGGCTTCACAAAGCAGTACAGTTTGGAATGCTGTTACTAGTACTACACGTTCTGTTGTTACGTAGCTCTATAGCCCGTTCTGCCTCTTATTCGCTCTTGTCTATCATACTCCGCATGTGCCGCATGATTGTTTGACGGCTCAGAACCCCGGCCAACGAATGCGATAAACATAATACAAAGCAGAAGCTAATCATGGAGCATAATTTAAAGGTGCGAATTGTTCTTCGACCATACTGCTCAGCCTCCCCGACGATAAAGCGCTATCTTTACTCCCATAAGTTGGCCTTTTCGACGTTTCTATTTGTTCGTAAATATTAGTAATGACtaggaattatttaataaagaatgTCGGTTACCGAGCAATGCAAGAACAGGGTATGAAATAGGTGAATGTTCCCACAATATGGTAGTGGCATAACAACAATTTTTATGCCgataagaaaatgagagatagtaatatttacaaaaaatgtAGGCATGGTTCATCGTTCTCGGTTGTATTCCACTAATAATTCCTTTAGTAGAAGCTaaacattatcattgttatttccatcgtcgttattaatatttttattattattatattatcgttattataagtactactactactgctgctactactactactactattactactactactactactactactactactactactactagtactactactactactactactactactactactactactactactactactactactactactactactactactactactactactactactactactactactactactactactact
This is a stretch of genomic DNA from Vespa crabro chromosome 3, iyVesCrab1.2, whole genome shotgun sequence. It encodes these proteins:
- the LOC124422640 gene encoding putative fatty acyl-CoA reductase CG5065, with the translated sequence MATMAGSEYTSVKDFYRDRSIFITGGTGFMGKVLVEKLLRSCPGIKNIYLLMRPKNGQDVQQRLQELLDVPLFEKLRCNFPHALSKIVPVAGDVTEQELGISEADRQTLIQCVSIVFHSAATVKFDEALKLSVTINILGTQRLIQLCHRMHKLEALIHVSTAYCNCDRKDVAEEIYPLAKDPEQVISWTKSMDDEMIDELTPKLIASRPNTYTFTKALAEKMLQGESGSLPVAIVRPSIVLSALREPVAGWIENWNGPTGIIAAAGKGFFRTMLCHENKVADLIPVDIVINLMICAAWKTATHRTGTITIYNCCSGQQNPITWKQFVDLSFKYSRMHPVNNAFWYPGGRCRSSMLLNKVCVTFQHMLPAHILDLLARLKGSRPIMVRIQAKLCKATKCLEYFSTNQWNFRDSNVRRLGEQLSLEDRQTFMFDVKQIDWPSYLEQYILGIRQFILKQNPNTLPAARSHITKLYWLHKAVQFGMLLLVLHVLLLRSSIARSASYSLLSIILRMCRMIV